In the Hordeum vulgare subsp. vulgare chromosome 7H, MorexV3_pseudomolecules_assembly, whole genome shotgun sequence genome, one interval contains:
- the LOC123408898 gene encoding uncharacterized protein LOC123408898, with the protein MRRRRWTRARAAALCLAIAVLLQLAVVHCAGAAARTPAFSMRARGRAAQRWAPSTSTPVHHAVPKPSPRAGARAVAFDATATAAAARCKSKSKGKASAAWYRKPTAGGRDAACDDDDKRRIPTGPNPLHNR; encoded by the coding sequence ATGAGGAGGCGGCGATGGACACGCGCACGCGCCGCCGCCCTATGCCTCGCCATTGCCGTCCTGCTGCAGCTCGCCGTCGTCCACTGCGCGGGCGCCGCGGCAAGGACGCCAGCCTTCTCCATGCGCGCGCGCGGCCGCGCCGCGCAGAGGTGGGCGCCGTCGACCTCGACGCCCGTGCACCACGCCGTGCCCAAGCCCAGTCCAAGAGCCGGCGCCCGCGCGGTCGCGTTcgacgccaccgccaccgccgcggCCGCCCGGTGCAAGAGCAAGAGCAAGGGCAAGGCCAGCGCGGCGTGGTATCGGAAGCCGACCGCCGGCGGCCGCGACGCCGcgtgcgacgacgacgacaagcggCGCATCCCGACGGGCCCGAACCCCCTGCACAACAGGTGA